Proteins co-encoded in one Echeneis naucrates chromosome 22, fEcheNa1.1, whole genome shotgun sequence genomic window:
- the hspa4l gene encoding heat shock 70 kDa protein 4L isoform X1: MSVVGIDVGFQNCYIAVARSGGIETIANEYSDRCTPACVSLAPKNRMIGNAAKSQVITNYKNTVHGFKKFHGRAFDDPFVQAEKPKLPYGLHKLANGNTGIKVRYLDEDTVFTVEQITGMLLTKLKETSESALKKPVVDCVISVPSFFTDAERRSVFDATQIAGLNCLRLINDTTAVALAYGIYKQDLPTPEERPRNVVFVDMGHSSFQVSITAFNKGKLKVLSTAFDLYLGGRNFDEALVDYFCEEFKGKYKLNVRDNPRALLRLHQECEKLKKLMSANSSDLPLNIECFMNDIDVSSRMNRGQFEDMCAQYLMRVEMPLKVALEQSKLSRDDIYAVEVVGGATRIPAIKERIAKFFCKDISTTLNADEAVARGCALQCAILSPAFKVREFSITDVVPFPITLRWKSPTEDGLGECEVFSKNHAAPFSKVITFHKKEPFDLEAFYSPQDLPYPDHRIGYFSVQNVVPQQDGDSSKVKVKVRVNIHGIFSVSSASLIEKQKGEGEDMQIESEPVVQNENRAEDQTRMQVDQEGHSQGDQQIEENSSCSKECASGEKLDTAAGASKPKVKVKSIDLPILANNIRQLDRDVLNNFMEYERQMIIQDKLVKELNDAKNAVEEYVYDLRDKLSGIYEKYITEEESNRLTLMLEDTENWLYEDGEDQPKQVYEEKLDALKRLGQPIQDRHREYADRPRAFEELGKKLQIYMKFVDSYKQKDERYLHLSAEEMSTVEKCVNESMNWMNSKMNAQSKLALTQDPIVKVAEIIAKIQELDNVCNPVINRPKPTVEEASEADDQNNGAHNGPSAKQGAEGKGDAKGSQQTKPGSKEMEVD, translated from the exons ATGTCAGTGGTCGGCATTGATGTGGGTTTCCAAAACTGCTACATCGCTGTGGCCAGGAGCGGCGGCATTGAAACCATTGCCAATGAATACAGTGACAGATGCACACC GGCTTGTGTATCTCTGGCCCCCAAAAACCGCATGATTGGAAATGCCGCCAAGAGTCAA GTTAtaacaaactacaaaaatacAGTTCATGGTTTCAAGAAGTTCCATGGCAGAGCATTTGATGACCCATTTGTCCAAGCAGAAAAGCCCAAACTGCCTTATGGCTTACATAAGCTGGCCAATGGAAACACTGGAATTAAG GTACGTTATTTGGATGAGGATACAGTGTTCACAGTTGAGCAGATCACCGGCATGCTGCTCACCAAACTGAAGGAGACGTCAGAGAGTGCCCTGAAGAAGCCCGTAGTGGACTGTGTCATCTCT GTCCCAAGTTTCTTCACAGATGCAGAGAGACGATCAGTGTTTGATGCAACTCAAATTGCAGGACTGAACTGTTTGCGGCTAATTAATGATACAACTGCAG TGGCTTTGGCCTATGGGATCTACAAACAGGACCTCCCAACTCCAGAAGAGCGGCCTAGAAATGTGGTATTTGTGGACATGGGACATTCATCATTCCAGGTCTCAATCACAGCCTTCAACAAAGGCAAACTCAAG GTCCTTTCCACGGCGTTCGACCTTTATCTCGGTGGGCGCAATTTTGACGAAGCTTTGGTAGATTACTTCTGCGAGGAGTTTAAGGGCAAGTACAAGCTGAATGTGAGAGACAACCCAAGAGCTCTGCTCCGCTTGCACCAGGAGTGTGAGAAATTGAAGAAGCTCATGAGTGCCAACTCTTCCGACCTGCCTCTTAACATAGAGTGCTTCATGAACGACATAGATGTTTCCAGCAGGATGAACAG GGGCCAGTTTGAAGACATGTGTGCTCAATATCTGATGAGAGTAGAAATGCCACTCAAAGTAGCCCTTGAACAATCAA AGCTAAGCAGGGATGATATCTATGCAGTGGAAGTAGTTGGGGGAGCCACGAGAATCCCAGCTATCAAAGAGAGGATTGCCAAGTTTTTCTGCAAAGACATCAGCACCACACTCAACGCAGATGAAGCTGTAGCAAGAGGCTGTGCACTTCAG TGTGCAATTTTGTCTCCAGCATTTAAGGTGCGTGAATTCTCCATCACTGATGTGGTTCCCTTTCCCATTACTCTTCGCTGGAAATCACCAACAGAGGATGGATTGGG agAATGTGAGGTGTTCAGTAAGAATCATGCTGCTCCTTTTTCTAAAGTAATCACCTTCCACAAGAAGGAACCATTTGACCTTGAAGCCTTTTACAGTCCTCAAGACCTCCCATACCCAGACCACAGGATAG GATATTTTTCAGTACAAAATGTGGTTCCCCAGCAAGATGGGGACAGCTCCAAAGTGAAGGTCAAAGTGCGAGTCAACATTCATGGCATATTCAGCGTGTCCAGCGCCTCCCTGattgaaaagcaaaaaggagagggggaggacaTGCAAATTGAGTCTGAGCCAGTGGTGCagaatgaaaacagagcagaggatCAG ACCAGAATGCAGGTTGATCAGGAAGGCCATAGCCAGGGGGACCAGCAGATCGAGGAAAACAGTTCCTGCAGTAAG GAGTGTGCCTCTGGAGAAAAGCTGGACACAGCAGCAGGGGCAAGCAAGCCTAAAGTCAAGGTGAAGAGTATTGATCTGCCCATCCTGGCAAACAATATTCGACAGCTCGACAGGGATGTCCTTAACAACTTTATGGAGTATGAG CGTCAGATGATCATACAGGACAAACTTGTGAAAGAGTTGAATGATGCTAAAAATGCTGTGGAGGAGTATGTATATGATCTGCGAGACAAACTGTCTGGGATCTATGAAAAGTATATCACGGAGGAG GAAAGTAACCGGTTGACACTGATGCTGGAGGACACAGAGAACTGGCTGTACGAGGATGGAGAGGACCAACCTAAACAAGTCTATGAGGAGAAGCTAGATGCCCTCAAG AGGCTGGGTCAACCCATTCAGGATCGGCACAGAGAATATGCAGACAGGCCAAGGGCTTTTGAGGAACTAGGAAAGAAACTGCAAATCTACATGAAGTTTGTTGATTCCTATAAACAGAAG GATGAACGATACCTGCATTTGAGTGCAGAGGAAATGAGCACTGTGGAGAAGTGTGTCAATGAAAGCATGAACTGGATGAACAGCAAGATGAATGCACAGAGTAAACTGGCATTAACTCAAGACCCCATTGTTAAAGTAGCTGAAATCATTGCCAAAATACAG GAACTGGATAATGTATGTAACCCAGTGATCAACAGGCCAAAGCCCACTGTGGAGGAGGCCTCTGAGGCGGATGACCAAAACAATGGAGCTCATAATGGCCCATCAGCCAAACAGGGAGCAGAAGGGAAGGGTGATGCAAAGGGAAGCCAGCAGACAAAGCCTGGCTCGAAGGAGATGGAGGTGGACTGA
- the hspa4l gene encoding heat shock 70 kDa protein 4L isoform X2, with amino-acid sequence MSVVGIDVGFQNCYIAVARSGGIETIANEYSDRCTPACVSLAPKNRMIGNAAKSQVITNYKNTVHGFKKFHGRAFDDPFVQAEKPKLPYGLHKLANGNTGIKVRYLDEDTVFTVEQITGMLLTKLKETSESALKKPVVDCVISVPSFFTDAERRSVFDATQIAGLNCLRLINDTTAVALAYGIYKQDLPTPEERPRNVVFVDMGHSSFQVSITAFNKGKLKVLSTAFDLYLGGRNFDEALVDYFCEEFKGKYKLNVRDNPRALLRLHQECEKLKKLMSANSSDLPLNIECFMNDIDVSSRMNRGQFEDMCAQYLMRVEMPLKVALEQSKLSRDDIYAVEVVGGATRIPAIKERIAKFFCKDISTTLNADEAVARGCALQCAILSPAFKVREFSITDVVPFPITLRWKSPTEDGLGECEVFSKNHAAPFSKVITFHKKEPFDLEAFYSPQDLPYPDHRIGYFSVQNVVPQQDGDSSKVKVKVRVNIHGIFSVSSASLIEKQKGEGEDMQIESEPVVQNENRAEDQTRMQVDQEGHSQGDQQIEENSSCSKCASGEKLDTAAGASKPKVKVKSIDLPILANNIRQLDRDVLNNFMEYERQMIIQDKLVKELNDAKNAVEEYVYDLRDKLSGIYEKYITEEESNRLTLMLEDTENWLYEDGEDQPKQVYEEKLDALKRLGQPIQDRHREYADRPRAFEELGKKLQIYMKFVDSYKQKDERYLHLSAEEMSTVEKCVNESMNWMNSKMNAQSKLALTQDPIVKVAEIIAKIQELDNVCNPVINRPKPTVEEASEADDQNNGAHNGPSAKQGAEGKGDAKGSQQTKPGSKEMEVD; translated from the exons ATGTCAGTGGTCGGCATTGATGTGGGTTTCCAAAACTGCTACATCGCTGTGGCCAGGAGCGGCGGCATTGAAACCATTGCCAATGAATACAGTGACAGATGCACACC GGCTTGTGTATCTCTGGCCCCCAAAAACCGCATGATTGGAAATGCCGCCAAGAGTCAA GTTAtaacaaactacaaaaatacAGTTCATGGTTTCAAGAAGTTCCATGGCAGAGCATTTGATGACCCATTTGTCCAAGCAGAAAAGCCCAAACTGCCTTATGGCTTACATAAGCTGGCCAATGGAAACACTGGAATTAAG GTACGTTATTTGGATGAGGATACAGTGTTCACAGTTGAGCAGATCACCGGCATGCTGCTCACCAAACTGAAGGAGACGTCAGAGAGTGCCCTGAAGAAGCCCGTAGTGGACTGTGTCATCTCT GTCCCAAGTTTCTTCACAGATGCAGAGAGACGATCAGTGTTTGATGCAACTCAAATTGCAGGACTGAACTGTTTGCGGCTAATTAATGATACAACTGCAG TGGCTTTGGCCTATGGGATCTACAAACAGGACCTCCCAACTCCAGAAGAGCGGCCTAGAAATGTGGTATTTGTGGACATGGGACATTCATCATTCCAGGTCTCAATCACAGCCTTCAACAAAGGCAAACTCAAG GTCCTTTCCACGGCGTTCGACCTTTATCTCGGTGGGCGCAATTTTGACGAAGCTTTGGTAGATTACTTCTGCGAGGAGTTTAAGGGCAAGTACAAGCTGAATGTGAGAGACAACCCAAGAGCTCTGCTCCGCTTGCACCAGGAGTGTGAGAAATTGAAGAAGCTCATGAGTGCCAACTCTTCCGACCTGCCTCTTAACATAGAGTGCTTCATGAACGACATAGATGTTTCCAGCAGGATGAACAG GGGCCAGTTTGAAGACATGTGTGCTCAATATCTGATGAGAGTAGAAATGCCACTCAAAGTAGCCCTTGAACAATCAA AGCTAAGCAGGGATGATATCTATGCAGTGGAAGTAGTTGGGGGAGCCACGAGAATCCCAGCTATCAAAGAGAGGATTGCCAAGTTTTTCTGCAAAGACATCAGCACCACACTCAACGCAGATGAAGCTGTAGCAAGAGGCTGTGCACTTCAG TGTGCAATTTTGTCTCCAGCATTTAAGGTGCGTGAATTCTCCATCACTGATGTGGTTCCCTTTCCCATTACTCTTCGCTGGAAATCACCAACAGAGGATGGATTGGG agAATGTGAGGTGTTCAGTAAGAATCATGCTGCTCCTTTTTCTAAAGTAATCACCTTCCACAAGAAGGAACCATTTGACCTTGAAGCCTTTTACAGTCCTCAAGACCTCCCATACCCAGACCACAGGATAG GATATTTTTCAGTACAAAATGTGGTTCCCCAGCAAGATGGGGACAGCTCCAAAGTGAAGGTCAAAGTGCGAGTCAACATTCATGGCATATTCAGCGTGTCCAGCGCCTCCCTGattgaaaagcaaaaaggagagggggaggacaTGCAAATTGAGTCTGAGCCAGTGGTGCagaatgaaaacagagcagaggatCAG ACCAGAATGCAGGTTGATCAGGAAGGCCATAGCCAGGGGGACCAGCAGATCGAGGAAAACAGTTCCTGCAGTAAG TGTGCCTCTGGAGAAAAGCTGGACACAGCAGCAGGGGCAAGCAAGCCTAAAGTCAAGGTGAAGAGTATTGATCTGCCCATCCTGGCAAACAATATTCGACAGCTCGACAGGGATGTCCTTAACAACTTTATGGAGTATGAG CGTCAGATGATCATACAGGACAAACTTGTGAAAGAGTTGAATGATGCTAAAAATGCTGTGGAGGAGTATGTATATGATCTGCGAGACAAACTGTCTGGGATCTATGAAAAGTATATCACGGAGGAG GAAAGTAACCGGTTGACACTGATGCTGGAGGACACAGAGAACTGGCTGTACGAGGATGGAGAGGACCAACCTAAACAAGTCTATGAGGAGAAGCTAGATGCCCTCAAG AGGCTGGGTCAACCCATTCAGGATCGGCACAGAGAATATGCAGACAGGCCAAGGGCTTTTGAGGAACTAGGAAAGAAACTGCAAATCTACATGAAGTTTGTTGATTCCTATAAACAGAAG GATGAACGATACCTGCATTTGAGTGCAGAGGAAATGAGCACTGTGGAGAAGTGTGTCAATGAAAGCATGAACTGGATGAACAGCAAGATGAATGCACAGAGTAAACTGGCATTAACTCAAGACCCCATTGTTAAAGTAGCTGAAATCATTGCCAAAATACAG GAACTGGATAATGTATGTAACCCAGTGATCAACAGGCCAAAGCCCACTGTGGAGGAGGCCTCTGAGGCGGATGACCAAAACAATGGAGCTCATAATGGCCCATCAGCCAAACAGGGAGCAGAAGGGAAGGGTGATGCAAAGGGAAGCCAGCAGACAAAGCCTGGCTCGAAGGAGATGGAGGTGGACTGA
- the hspa4l gene encoding heat shock 70 kDa protein 4L isoform X3, whose product MSVVGIDVGFQNCYIAVARSGGIETIANEYSDRCTPACVSLAPKNRMIGNAAKSQVITNYKNTVHGFKKFHGRAFDDPFVQAEKPKLPYGLHKLANGNTGIKVRYLDEDTVFTVEQITGMLLTKLKETSESALKKPVVDCVISVPSFFTDAERRSVFDATQIAGLNCLRLINDTTAVALAYGIYKQDLPTPEERPRNVVFVDMGHSSFQVSITAFNKGKLKVLSTAFDLYLGGRNFDEALVDYFCEEFKGKYKLNVRDNPRALLRLHQECEKLKKLMSANSSDLPLNIECFMNDIDVSSRMNRGQFEDMCAQYLMRVEMPLKVALEQSKLSRDDIYAVEVVGGATRIPAIKERIAKFFCKDISTTLNADEAVARGCALQCAILSPAFKVREFSITDVVPFPITLRWKSPTEDGLGECEVFSKNHAAPFSKVITFHKKEPFDLEAFYSPQDLPYPDHRIGYFSVQNVVPQQDGDSSKVKVKVRVNIHGIFSVSSASLIEKQKGEGEDMQIESEPVVQNENRAEDQECASGEKLDTAAGASKPKVKVKSIDLPILANNIRQLDRDVLNNFMEYERQMIIQDKLVKELNDAKNAVEEYVYDLRDKLSGIYEKYITEEESNRLTLMLEDTENWLYEDGEDQPKQVYEEKLDALKRLGQPIQDRHREYADRPRAFEELGKKLQIYMKFVDSYKQKDERYLHLSAEEMSTVEKCVNESMNWMNSKMNAQSKLALTQDPIVKVAEIIAKIQELDNVCNPVINRPKPTVEEASEADDQNNGAHNGPSAKQGAEGKGDAKGSQQTKPGSKEMEVD is encoded by the exons ATGTCAGTGGTCGGCATTGATGTGGGTTTCCAAAACTGCTACATCGCTGTGGCCAGGAGCGGCGGCATTGAAACCATTGCCAATGAATACAGTGACAGATGCACACC GGCTTGTGTATCTCTGGCCCCCAAAAACCGCATGATTGGAAATGCCGCCAAGAGTCAA GTTAtaacaaactacaaaaatacAGTTCATGGTTTCAAGAAGTTCCATGGCAGAGCATTTGATGACCCATTTGTCCAAGCAGAAAAGCCCAAACTGCCTTATGGCTTACATAAGCTGGCCAATGGAAACACTGGAATTAAG GTACGTTATTTGGATGAGGATACAGTGTTCACAGTTGAGCAGATCACCGGCATGCTGCTCACCAAACTGAAGGAGACGTCAGAGAGTGCCCTGAAGAAGCCCGTAGTGGACTGTGTCATCTCT GTCCCAAGTTTCTTCACAGATGCAGAGAGACGATCAGTGTTTGATGCAACTCAAATTGCAGGACTGAACTGTTTGCGGCTAATTAATGATACAACTGCAG TGGCTTTGGCCTATGGGATCTACAAACAGGACCTCCCAACTCCAGAAGAGCGGCCTAGAAATGTGGTATTTGTGGACATGGGACATTCATCATTCCAGGTCTCAATCACAGCCTTCAACAAAGGCAAACTCAAG GTCCTTTCCACGGCGTTCGACCTTTATCTCGGTGGGCGCAATTTTGACGAAGCTTTGGTAGATTACTTCTGCGAGGAGTTTAAGGGCAAGTACAAGCTGAATGTGAGAGACAACCCAAGAGCTCTGCTCCGCTTGCACCAGGAGTGTGAGAAATTGAAGAAGCTCATGAGTGCCAACTCTTCCGACCTGCCTCTTAACATAGAGTGCTTCATGAACGACATAGATGTTTCCAGCAGGATGAACAG GGGCCAGTTTGAAGACATGTGTGCTCAATATCTGATGAGAGTAGAAATGCCACTCAAAGTAGCCCTTGAACAATCAA AGCTAAGCAGGGATGATATCTATGCAGTGGAAGTAGTTGGGGGAGCCACGAGAATCCCAGCTATCAAAGAGAGGATTGCCAAGTTTTTCTGCAAAGACATCAGCACCACACTCAACGCAGATGAAGCTGTAGCAAGAGGCTGTGCACTTCAG TGTGCAATTTTGTCTCCAGCATTTAAGGTGCGTGAATTCTCCATCACTGATGTGGTTCCCTTTCCCATTACTCTTCGCTGGAAATCACCAACAGAGGATGGATTGGG agAATGTGAGGTGTTCAGTAAGAATCATGCTGCTCCTTTTTCTAAAGTAATCACCTTCCACAAGAAGGAACCATTTGACCTTGAAGCCTTTTACAGTCCTCAAGACCTCCCATACCCAGACCACAGGATAG GATATTTTTCAGTACAAAATGTGGTTCCCCAGCAAGATGGGGACAGCTCCAAAGTGAAGGTCAAAGTGCGAGTCAACATTCATGGCATATTCAGCGTGTCCAGCGCCTCCCTGattgaaaagcaaaaaggagagggggaggacaTGCAAATTGAGTCTGAGCCAGTGGTGCagaatgaaaacagagcagaggatCAG GAGTGTGCCTCTGGAGAAAAGCTGGACACAGCAGCAGGGGCAAGCAAGCCTAAAGTCAAGGTGAAGAGTATTGATCTGCCCATCCTGGCAAACAATATTCGACAGCTCGACAGGGATGTCCTTAACAACTTTATGGAGTATGAG CGTCAGATGATCATACAGGACAAACTTGTGAAAGAGTTGAATGATGCTAAAAATGCTGTGGAGGAGTATGTATATGATCTGCGAGACAAACTGTCTGGGATCTATGAAAAGTATATCACGGAGGAG GAAAGTAACCGGTTGACACTGATGCTGGAGGACACAGAGAACTGGCTGTACGAGGATGGAGAGGACCAACCTAAACAAGTCTATGAGGAGAAGCTAGATGCCCTCAAG AGGCTGGGTCAACCCATTCAGGATCGGCACAGAGAATATGCAGACAGGCCAAGGGCTTTTGAGGAACTAGGAAAGAAACTGCAAATCTACATGAAGTTTGTTGATTCCTATAAACAGAAG GATGAACGATACCTGCATTTGAGTGCAGAGGAAATGAGCACTGTGGAGAAGTGTGTCAATGAAAGCATGAACTGGATGAACAGCAAGATGAATGCACAGAGTAAACTGGCATTAACTCAAGACCCCATTGTTAAAGTAGCTGAAATCATTGCCAAAATACAG GAACTGGATAATGTATGTAACCCAGTGATCAACAGGCCAAAGCCCACTGTGGAGGAGGCCTCTGAGGCGGATGACCAAAACAATGGAGCTCATAATGGCCCATCAGCCAAACAGGGAGCAGAAGGGAAGGGTGATGCAAAGGGAAGCCAGCAGACAAAGCCTGGCTCGAAGGAGATGGAGGTGGACTGA
- the hspa4l gene encoding heat shock 70 kDa protein 4L isoform X4 produces the protein MSVVGIDVGFQNCYIAVARSGGIETIANEYSDRCTPACVSLAPKNRMIGNAAKSQVITNYKNTVHGFKKFHGRAFDDPFVQAEKPKLPYGLHKLANGNTGIKVPSFFTDAERRSVFDATQIAGLNCLRLINDTTAVALAYGIYKQDLPTPEERPRNVVFVDMGHSSFQVSITAFNKGKLKVLSTAFDLYLGGRNFDEALVDYFCEEFKGKYKLNVRDNPRALLRLHQECEKLKKLMSANSSDLPLNIECFMNDIDVSSRMNRGQFEDMCAQYLMRVEMPLKVALEQSKLSRDDIYAVEVVGGATRIPAIKERIAKFFCKDISTTLNADEAVARGCALQCAILSPAFKVREFSITDVVPFPITLRWKSPTEDGLGECEVFSKNHAAPFSKVITFHKKEPFDLEAFYSPQDLPYPDHRIGYFSVQNVVPQQDGDSSKVKVKVRVNIHGIFSVSSASLIEKQKGEGEDMQIESEPVVQNENRAEDQTRMQVDQEGHSQGDQQIEENSSCSKCASGEKLDTAAGASKPKVKVKSIDLPILANNIRQLDRDVLNNFMEYERQMIIQDKLVKELNDAKNAVEEYVYDLRDKLSGIYEKYITEEESNRLTLMLEDTENWLYEDGEDQPKQVYEEKLDALKRLGQPIQDRHREYADRPRAFEELGKKLQIYMKFVDSYKQKDERYLHLSAEEMSTVEKCVNESMNWMNSKMNAQSKLALTQDPIVKVAEIIAKIQELDNVCNPVINRPKPTVEEASEADDQNNGAHNGPSAKQGAEGKGDAKGSQQTKPGSKEMEVD, from the exons ATGTCAGTGGTCGGCATTGATGTGGGTTTCCAAAACTGCTACATCGCTGTGGCCAGGAGCGGCGGCATTGAAACCATTGCCAATGAATACAGTGACAGATGCACACC GGCTTGTGTATCTCTGGCCCCCAAAAACCGCATGATTGGAAATGCCGCCAAGAGTCAA GTTAtaacaaactacaaaaatacAGTTCATGGTTTCAAGAAGTTCCATGGCAGAGCATTTGATGACCCATTTGTCCAAGCAGAAAAGCCCAAACTGCCTTATGGCTTACATAAGCTGGCCAATGGAAACACTGGAATTAAG GTCCCAAGTTTCTTCACAGATGCAGAGAGACGATCAGTGTTTGATGCAACTCAAATTGCAGGACTGAACTGTTTGCGGCTAATTAATGATACAACTGCAG TGGCTTTGGCCTATGGGATCTACAAACAGGACCTCCCAACTCCAGAAGAGCGGCCTAGAAATGTGGTATTTGTGGACATGGGACATTCATCATTCCAGGTCTCAATCACAGCCTTCAACAAAGGCAAACTCAAG GTCCTTTCCACGGCGTTCGACCTTTATCTCGGTGGGCGCAATTTTGACGAAGCTTTGGTAGATTACTTCTGCGAGGAGTTTAAGGGCAAGTACAAGCTGAATGTGAGAGACAACCCAAGAGCTCTGCTCCGCTTGCACCAGGAGTGTGAGAAATTGAAGAAGCTCATGAGTGCCAACTCTTCCGACCTGCCTCTTAACATAGAGTGCTTCATGAACGACATAGATGTTTCCAGCAGGATGAACAG GGGCCAGTTTGAAGACATGTGTGCTCAATATCTGATGAGAGTAGAAATGCCACTCAAAGTAGCCCTTGAACAATCAA AGCTAAGCAGGGATGATATCTATGCAGTGGAAGTAGTTGGGGGAGCCACGAGAATCCCAGCTATCAAAGAGAGGATTGCCAAGTTTTTCTGCAAAGACATCAGCACCACACTCAACGCAGATGAAGCTGTAGCAAGAGGCTGTGCACTTCAG TGTGCAATTTTGTCTCCAGCATTTAAGGTGCGTGAATTCTCCATCACTGATGTGGTTCCCTTTCCCATTACTCTTCGCTGGAAATCACCAACAGAGGATGGATTGGG agAATGTGAGGTGTTCAGTAAGAATCATGCTGCTCCTTTTTCTAAAGTAATCACCTTCCACAAGAAGGAACCATTTGACCTTGAAGCCTTTTACAGTCCTCAAGACCTCCCATACCCAGACCACAGGATAG GATATTTTTCAGTACAAAATGTGGTTCCCCAGCAAGATGGGGACAGCTCCAAAGTGAAGGTCAAAGTGCGAGTCAACATTCATGGCATATTCAGCGTGTCCAGCGCCTCCCTGattgaaaagcaaaaaggagagggggaggacaTGCAAATTGAGTCTGAGCCAGTGGTGCagaatgaaaacagagcagaggatCAG ACCAGAATGCAGGTTGATCAGGAAGGCCATAGCCAGGGGGACCAGCAGATCGAGGAAAACAGTTCCTGCAGTAAG TGTGCCTCTGGAGAAAAGCTGGACACAGCAGCAGGGGCAAGCAAGCCTAAAGTCAAGGTGAAGAGTATTGATCTGCCCATCCTGGCAAACAATATTCGACAGCTCGACAGGGATGTCCTTAACAACTTTATGGAGTATGAG CGTCAGATGATCATACAGGACAAACTTGTGAAAGAGTTGAATGATGCTAAAAATGCTGTGGAGGAGTATGTATATGATCTGCGAGACAAACTGTCTGGGATCTATGAAAAGTATATCACGGAGGAG GAAAGTAACCGGTTGACACTGATGCTGGAGGACACAGAGAACTGGCTGTACGAGGATGGAGAGGACCAACCTAAACAAGTCTATGAGGAGAAGCTAGATGCCCTCAAG AGGCTGGGTCAACCCATTCAGGATCGGCACAGAGAATATGCAGACAGGCCAAGGGCTTTTGAGGAACTAGGAAAGAAACTGCAAATCTACATGAAGTTTGTTGATTCCTATAAACAGAAG GATGAACGATACCTGCATTTGAGTGCAGAGGAAATGAGCACTGTGGAGAAGTGTGTCAATGAAAGCATGAACTGGATGAACAGCAAGATGAATGCACAGAGTAAACTGGCATTAACTCAAGACCCCATTGTTAAAGTAGCTGAAATCATTGCCAAAATACAG GAACTGGATAATGTATGTAACCCAGTGATCAACAGGCCAAAGCCCACTGTGGAGGAGGCCTCTGAGGCGGATGACCAAAACAATGGAGCTCATAATGGCCCATCAGCCAAACAGGGAGCAGAAGGGAAGGGTGATGCAAAGGGAAGCCAGCAGACAAAGCCTGGCTCGAAGGAGATGGAGGTGGACTGA